One region of Olleya sp. Hel_I_94 genomic DNA includes:
- the recO gene encoding DNA repair protein RecO, protein MLTTTNAIVLSKLRFKDNDLIVKCYTQKQGAVSYLLKGVLSSKKGNKKVAYFQSLSQLQLNTDYKPNRSLQYIKDVKTDFLYTSLHTNILKSAIVMFLAEILAQALQEEEQNDALYRYIQITLQWLDANDSYSNFHLLFLLDLTKYLGFYPDQTEIDTASYFNLMDGEFQHENNSKYAITGENLTLLKQLLGMTFDDIKTIKISAKQRQSFLTIILVYFELHLGNFKKPKSLQILNDVFN, encoded by the coding sequence ATGTTAACAACAACAAACGCTATTGTTCTCTCAAAACTTAGATTTAAAGATAACGACTTAATTGTTAAGTGTTATACTCAAAAACAAGGTGCGGTTAGTTACTTGCTTAAAGGGGTTTTGTCCTCCAAAAAAGGCAATAAAAAAGTGGCTTACTTTCAATCGTTATCTCAACTCCAATTAAACACAGACTACAAACCTAATAGGTCGCTGCAATATATAAAAGATGTAAAAACAGATTTTTTGTATACTTCACTTCATACAAATATATTAAAAAGTGCAATTGTAATGTTCTTGGCAGAAATCTTAGCTCAGGCATTACAAGAAGAAGAACAAAATGATGCACTTTATAGGTATATACAAATCACATTACAGTGGTTAGATGCTAATGATAGTTATTCAAATTTTCATCTATTATTTCTTTTGGATTTAACTAAGTATCTTGGTTTTTATCCAGATCAAACAGAGATTGATACAGCTTCATATTTTAATTTAATGGATGGCGAGTTTCAGCATGAAAACAATTCTAAATATGCCATTACTGGCGAAAATTTAACACTATTAAAACAGTTGTTAGGCATGACATTTGATGATATAAAAACCATTAAAATTAGTGCAAAACAGAGGCAATCATTTTTAACTATAATTTTAGTCTATTTTGAACTACATTTAGGCAACTTTAAAAAACCAAAATCTTTACAAATCCTCAATGATGTTTTTAATTAA
- a CDS encoding THC0290_0291 family protein, translated as MFNLKQLILVILILLSTSNAFSQLGFSHEIGIITGPVAFKSDFGERNDFSTNSGNTGFGIGLVHYINFAYQADCNCYTTDNYFNDHFKLRTEISYNKTKLDHHGLFVQPEQTSADADRLRAHSGEANNFDIGMQLEYFPLSIRSFQAFGYRLAPFVSLGAHYVSFNPKVSTSYLGEGDPGNINNLNNFYNPWSRPPLENPIDVSGGSTWSVVSSIGVRYKLNTISDLMLDLRGQYYFNDWIDGLNHQLEYNKYNDWLVWLNVGYIYYLD; from the coding sequence ATGTTTAACCTTAAACAATTGATACTAGTCATACTTATATTGTTAAGTACTAGTAACGCATTTTCTCAGTTAGGCTTCTCTCATGAAATTGGGATAATTACTGGACCTGTTGCTTTTAAATCTGATTTTGGAGAACGAAATGATTTTTCAACTAACTCTGGTAACACTGGTTTTGGTATTGGATTAGTACATTATATTAATTTTGCTTATCAAGCAGATTGTAATTGCTATACGACAGACAATTATTTTAACGACCACTTTAAACTACGCACCGAAATTTCTTACAACAAAACCAAACTAGATCATCATGGTTTATTTGTTCAACCAGAACAAACTAGTGCTGATGCAGATAGATTAAGAGCACACTCTGGTGAAGCCAATAATTTTGATATTGGAATGCAATTAGAGTATTTTCCGTTAAGCATTAGATCTTTTCAAGCGTTTGGTTACCGACTTGCTCCATTTGTTAGTTTAGGTGCGCATTATGTGTCTTTTAATCCTAAAGTTAGTACGTCATACCTTGGCGAAGGTGATCCTGGAAATATTAATAACTTAAATAATTTTTATAACCCTTGGTCTAGACCTCCTTTAGAAAATCCTATTGATGTTAGTGGTGGTTCTACTTGGTCTGTAGTTTCAAGTATTGGTGTAAGATATAAATTAAATACAATTTCTGACTTAATGTTAGACCTTAGAGGTCAATATTATTTTAACGATTGGATTGATGGTTTAAACCACCAGTTAGAATATAACAAATATAATGATTGGTTAGTTTGGTTAAATGTAGGATACATTTATTATCTTGATTAA
- a CDS encoding T9SS type A sorting domain-containing protein — translation MQVKSLHLIVCLLTVSFCLSQTKIAELNFETPGGYTTNIAEFTDNGRDYFLRTDGTDFNHGTNGVLFNNLQGGFYFAAQDTDGEGAPLPARLFIENIDISNYTNLEFRVHLAEDDQTTNGGTRTEHWDNGDNVRFTYEIDNSGTNSNLLWIENDNVGANRTPLIDTDFDGIGDGVAITDTFTQHTRPITGTGNLLDISIRIRLNGNHEDIAIDNIEIWGTQNCTSTVTWDGTNWLPTTPNRSTTAILASNYNTSTVGQPSFTACSLVINPGVNLTVSSNEYVQIITDVTNNGRIAIQNTGSFVQVDNSATYDDTGSSFFTTDNAAVVERNTSFINQWYEYTYWSSPVANETFGNALFQSSQYRRFEFNAANFVDSQYETNNDNTLVNGSGVDDIDDNGDVWFLKGSSDLMTPGVGYTATHSQDAFIFGAGSYSYSFRGTLNNGNITVPVQRNDTETNDTNWNLIGNPYPSAIDVDLFFAENNYLSNPTNGKLDGELYLWSHATAPDGTANGNQALNFSFSDYARINGTAELAGGDGITPTRHIPSGQGFFVTYSDNPASTTGTVTFNNAMRVTNNNTQFFRASNTNSATATITNNKLWLNMTTDTGLFNQTVIGYVPGATAANDGAYYDAKKNGATIADFSFYSVLPSDSKKLAIQGKSPSDLDLNETINLGFFNNINTPTIYTISINQFQGEFLSNNTIYLKDNLINTYQDLNAGDYSFTTEAGEFNNRFEIVFNQPSLSVNETLITSESLIIYEDQDDTVTFSLNNKDLTIKSIKIYDMLGRLLYNLKGENNTETYNLTNLNPTAYIAQIELSNGTILSKKALKK, via the coding sequence ATGCAAGTTAAATCTTTACATTTAATAGTATGCTTACTTACCGTTTCATTCTGTTTATCACAAACTAAAATCGCCGAATTAAATTTTGAAACTCCTGGTGGCTACACGACTAATATTGCCGAATTTACAGACAATGGTCGCGACTACTTTTTAAGAACAGACGGAACAGATTTTAACCATGGTACAAACGGAGTCTTATTTAATAATTTACAAGGAGGCTTTTACTTTGCAGCACAAGACACAGATGGTGAAGGAGCACCTTTACCTGCTAGACTGTTTATTGAAAATATAGACATAAGTAATTATACAAACTTAGAATTTAGAGTACACTTAGCGGAAGACGACCAAACTACTAACGGTGGAACTAGAACAGAACATTGGGATAATGGTGATAATGTAAGATTTACATACGAAATTGATAATAGTGGAACCAACTCTAATTTATTATGGATAGAAAATGATAATGTTGGCGCAAACAGAACGCCTTTAATAGATACTGATTTTGACGGTATTGGTGATGGTGTAGCAATTACAGATACTTTTACACAACATACTAGACCAATTACTGGAACTGGTAACCTTTTAGACATAAGTATTAGAATACGATTAAACGGAAATCATGAAGATATAGCTATAGATAACATTGAGATTTGGGGAACTCAAAATTGCACCTCAACTGTAACTTGGGATGGCACAAATTGGCTACCAACAACTCCAAACAGATCTACCACTGCTATTTTGGCTAGCAACTACAACACTAGTACTGTTGGTCAACCTAGTTTTACTGCTTGTAGCCTAGTTATAAATCCTGGAGTTAATCTTACCGTTTCATCTAACGAGTATGTCCAAATTATTACAGATGTAACAAATAATGGTCGTATAGCTATTCAAAATACAGGATCTTTTGTACAAGTAGACAACTCTGCAACTTATGATGATACAGGTAGTTCCTTTTTTACAACAGATAATGCAGCTGTAGTAGAAAGAAATACATCCTTTATTAATCAATGGTATGAATACACCTATTGGAGTTCTCCTGTTGCTAACGAAACTTTTGGCAACGCCTTGTTTCAATCTAGTCAATATAGACGATTTGAATTTAATGCAGCAAACTTTGTAGACTCACAATACGAAACAAATAATGATAACACCTTAGTTAATGGTTCTGGAGTAGATGACATCGATGACAATGGAGATGTTTGGTTTTTAAAAGGATCTAGCGATTTAATGACTCCTGGAGTTGGTTATACAGCTACACATTCTCAAGACGCTTTCATTTTTGGAGCTGGTAGTTATAGCTATTCATTTAGAGGTACTTTAAATAATGGAAATATAACTGTTCCTGTTCAGAGAAATGATACCGAAACAAATGACACCAACTGGAATTTAATAGGTAATCCGTATCCTTCTGCTATTGACGTTGATTTATTTTTTGCCGAAAACAATTACCTATCTAATCCAACCAATGGTAAACTTGATGGCGAATTATATTTATGGTCACATGCAACAGCTCCTGATGGTACAGCTAATGGTAATCAAGCCTTAAATTTTTCGTTTAGTGACTATGCCAGAATTAATGGAACAGCAGAACTTGCTGGTGGAGACGGAATAACACCTACTAGACACATACCTTCTGGTCAAGGTTTTTTTGTAACATATTCAGACAATCCTGCATCTACAACTGGTACTGTTACTTTTAACAATGCCATGCGTGTTACAAATAATAACACTCAGTTTTTTAGAGCATCCAATACAAATTCAGCTACAGCTACAATTACAAATAACAAATTATGGTTAAATATGACAACAGATACAGGTTTGTTTAACCAAACAGTTATTGGTTATGTTCCTGGTGCAACTGCTGCCAATGATGGAGCATATTACGATGCTAAAAAAAATGGTGCAACCATTGCAGATTTTTCATTTTACTCAGTATTACCAAGTGACTCAAAAAAATTAGCAATTCAAGGTAAATCACCAAGCGATTTAGATTTAAACGAAACTATAAACCTAGGTTTTTTCAATAACATTAATACACCAACAATTTATACTATATCTATTAATCAGTTTCAAGGTGAATTTTTATCAAACAACACGATTTACTTAAAAGATAATCTTATTAACACTTATCAAGATTTAAATGCAGGAGATTATTCATTTACTACAGAAGCAGGTGAATTTAATAATAGATTTGAAATTGTATTTAACCAACCTAGTTTATCTGTTAACGAAACACTTATTACATCTGAGAGTTTAATTATTTACGAAGACCAGGATGATACTGTGACGTTTTCATTAAACAACAAAGACCTGACCATAAAATCTATAAAAATTTATGATATGTTGGGTAGATTGTTATACAATTTAAAAGGAGAAAATAACACCGAAACTTACAACCTTACAAACCTTAATCCAACTGCTTATATTGCACAAATTGAATTAAGTAATGGCACAATACTTAGTAAAAAAGCTTTAAAAAAATAA
- a CDS encoding TonB-dependent receptor domain-containing protein — protein MKLLLSFFLITFFTLSLSAQSITVIDIDSNQPIAGVAIYNKSQSKSQITNIDGMADLTNFNASEVLFFQHISHTIHQVKKSNITNSKVFLESNEQGLDEIVISASNFGQTKREIPKTIATINAKDISFTNPQTSADLLEGTGQVYIQKSQLGGGSPMIRGFSTNRLLITVDGVRMNNAIFRGGNLQNVISIDPLSIQNTEVTLGAGSIIYGSDAIGGVMSFYTKKPEFSYTDTLNVKSNVLMRYATASKEKTGHIDLNFGLKNWAFLTNVSYTDFGDLRMGSHGPSEYLRPEFVVTNNNQDVVVPNDNPKIQKTTGYDQINVMQKVSYKANDDLDFDLGLFYTTTSDYSRYDRLIRYRGDDLRSAEWSYGPQKWFMSNLSVTKRSSNATFYDNIKTTLAYQNFQESRMDRDFQDTDRNVREESVDAVSFNIDFEKELSATSKIFYGFEYVYNKVGSIGFTENIENNTTENTVSRYPDGATWQSAALYASYKFRPTKKFVFQTGLRYNTVIQKVDFTDNNQFLNLPFSESNNTANALTGTAGVTFVPNETLQWKFNLSSAFRAPNVDDTGKVFDSEPGSVVVPNDDLDPEYAYSGELGLKLNFDKVVIFDMATYYTYLDNALVRRDGTLNGESQIIYDGELSNVQSMQNASKSWIYGFEVGAQVNFSDAFKLTSQYNIIGGTEETDGVEVPVRHVVPNFGNTHLVWQKNKVKVDGFVNYNNALSFDQLAPSEAEKDYIYALDQNGKPYSPSWYTLNLRTQYEIGDSVLVSAALENITDQRYKTYSSGIAAQGRNLIVSLQYTL, from the coding sequence ATGAAATTATTATTAAGTTTTTTTCTAATAACTTTTTTTACACTTTCCTTGTCTGCGCAATCAATTACAGTGATTGATATAGACTCTAATCAACCCATTGCAGGCGTAGCTATTTACAATAAAAGTCAATCCAAAAGTCAAATTACTAATATAGATGGTATGGCTGATTTAACCAATTTTAATGCTTCAGAGGTGCTATTCTTTCAGCATATTTCACACACAATACATCAAGTTAAAAAAAGTAATATTACTAATAGTAAAGTCTTCCTTGAGTCTAATGAACAAGGTTTGGACGAAATTGTTATCTCTGCCTCAAATTTTGGACAAACAAAACGGGAGATTCCTAAAACAATAGCCACCATAAATGCCAAGGATATAAGCTTTACTAATCCTCAGACTAGTGCAGATTTATTAGAGGGAACAGGTCAGGTATATATACAAAAAAGTCAATTAGGAGGTGGTAGTCCAATGATTAGAGGTTTTTCTACCAACAGATTACTAATTACTGTGGATGGAGTAAGAATGAATAACGCTATTTTTAGAGGTGGAAATCTTCAAAATGTTATTTCTATAGACCCTTTATCTATTCAAAATACAGAGGTAACTTTAGGTGCAGGTTCTATTATTTATGGTAGTGATGCAATTGGTGGTGTAATGAGTTTTTATACTAAAAAACCTGAGTTTTCTTATACAGATACGCTTAACGTAAAAAGCAATGTATTGATGCGTTATGCCACTGCTAGTAAAGAAAAAACGGGACATATTGATTTAAATTTTGGTCTAAAAAATTGGGCGTTTTTAACTAATGTTAGCTACACGGATTTTGGAGATTTAAGAATGGGTAGTCATGGTCCTTCAGAATATCTAAGACCAGAGTTTGTAGTTACAAATAATAATCAAGATGTTGTAGTGCCTAATGATAATCCCAAAATTCAGAAAACAACAGGTTATGATCAAATTAATGTTATGCAAAAGGTTAGTTATAAAGCTAATGATGATTTAGATTTTGATTTAGGATTGTTCTATACCACAACCTCTGATTACTCAAGATATGACAGGTTGATACGTTATAGAGGTGATGATTTAAGATCTGCAGAATGGAGTTATGGACCACAAAAATGGTTTATGTCTAATTTAAGTGTTACAAAAAGAAGTAGTAATGCAACGTTTTATGACAACATAAAAACAACTTTAGCTTATCAAAATTTTCAAGAAAGTAGAATGGATAGAGATTTTCAGGATACGGATAGAAATGTTAGAGAGGAGTCTGTGGATGCAGTTTCGTTTAATATAGATTTTGAAAAAGAACTAAGCGCGACATCAAAAATATTTTATGGTTTTGAATATGTGTATAATAAAGTAGGATCAATTGGTTTTACTGAAAATATAGAGAATAATACTACTGAAAACACAGTATCTCGTTATCCAGATGGAGCCACTTGGCAAAGTGCAGCTCTTTATGCTAGCTACAAATTTAGACCAACCAAAAAGTTTGTTTTTCAGACAGGTTTAAGATATAATACAGTAATTCAAAAAGTAGATTTTACAGATAATAACCAGTTTTTAAATTTACCATTTTCAGAATCTAATAATACCGCAAATGCTTTAACAGGTACTGCAGGCGTAACGTTTGTACCTAATGAGACATTACAATGGAAATTTAACTTGTCCTCTGCTTTCAGAGCACCAAATGTTGATGATACAGGAAAGGTATTTGACTCAGAACCAGGATCTGTTGTAGTACCAAATGATGATTTAGACCCAGAATATGCCTATAGTGGAGAGTTAGGTTTAAAGTTAAATTTTGATAAAGTGGTTATTTTTGATATGGCAACATATTATACTTATTTGGATAATGCTTTGGTTAGAAGAGATGGTACTTTAAATGGTGAATCACAGATTATCTATGATGGCGAGCTAAGTAATGTGCAATCAATGCAAAACGCTTCTAAATCTTGGATATATGGTTTTGAAGTTGGAGCACAAGTTAATTTTTCGGATGCTTTTAAATTAACATCTCAATATAACATTATTGGTGGTACAGAGGAAACAGATGGTGTAGAAGTACCAGTTAGACATGTTGTGCCTAATTTTGGAAACACACATTTAGTATGGCAAAAAAATAAGGTTAAAGTAGATGGTTTTGTTAATTATAATAATGCGTTGTCATTTGACCAATTAGCACCTTCAGAAGCTGAAAAAGATTACATATACGCATTGGATCAAAACGGTAAGCCTTACTCACCATCTTGGTACACTTTAAATTTAAGGACGCAATACGAAATTGGTGATTCTGTATTGGTGTCTGCTGCTTTAGAGAATATTACAGATCAACGCTACAAAACATATTCTTCAGGGATTGCGGCTCAAGGTAGGAACCTGATAGTCTCCTTACAGTACACATTATAA
- a CDS encoding two-component regulator propeller domain-containing protein, whose product MVKTNAQDFSDSWKGHFSYLDIKDVSQGSTKIIAAAENAVFIYDKNTNVIDKLSTINGLSGETISAIQYIEDSSLVLLGFENGLIQIYKESDNTILSVVDILEKPTIPPSDKKINHFNVFDGKAYVSTDYGISVYDINSFEFGDTYYIGSNGTQIVVSQTTIFEDKIFAATSIGIKSGALSNPNLIDYQEWNHLVGFYWLGIQTVGDKLFATRTNRSVYEYTTSGVQLKATYPNNIVDIRAFDNQLIVTTEKEANVYNPEGFVNLAQVGNIPEYITNYTCAVIDEANQIYVGTIGTLSTAKPGYGLLKTNVTDTSIQEEIHPDSPLLNKFFKIKTLAGHIYGTHGGYDVTYNPYAITTRKSGISHYFDDAWQNITYDSIQPITAFPWSFTHISINPFNPNLAYISSSVYGVLALENNEPTEFFNGENSTIQPFFTDNHFVFASTFDSQGTYWVLNARYESPLNRYKDGEWTSYSFLDLIDPATSNNGFSSIVFDANNNVFMGTHQYGLIGFNENGGNYIFENIVEEEENMPSPSVKCIAIDRNDQLWFGTDKGLRIVYNTEQFMSGSPEVDNIVVLDDGIARELLFQQYITDIEVDGSNNKWIATLDTGLYYFSSDGQETIFHFTKDNSPLPTNDVLDVDIDSVNGIIYIATDKGMVSFQSDASKPKSTLEDAYVYPNPVRPNFNILTEKVKIRDISENVNIKIVDIEGNLVAEAESRTNSRFKGYNLEIDGGTALWNGKNLGGNIVASGVYLIMLNDLDTFETKVLKVMVVR is encoded by the coding sequence ATGGTTAAGACTAATGCGCAAGATTTTTCTGACTCTTGGAAGGGTCATTTCTCATATTTAGACATTAAGGATGTGTCTCAAGGAAGCACTAAAATTATTGCTGCTGCAGAAAATGCTGTATTTATTTATGACAAAAACACTAATGTAATAGATAAACTTTCTACAATTAATGGGTTATCTGGAGAAACTATTTCTGCTATACAATATATAGAGGACAGTAGTTTGGTACTACTAGGTTTTGAAAATGGTTTAATTCAAATTTATAAAGAAAGTGATAATACTATTTTATCTGTTGTAGATATTCTTGAAAAGCCAACAATTCCACCTAGTGATAAAAAAATTAATCATTTTAATGTTTTTGATGGAAAAGCATATGTTTCTACAGATTACGGAATTTCTGTTTACGATATAAATAGTTTTGAGTTTGGTGACACCTATTACATAGGATCAAATGGTACGCAAATAGTTGTTTCGCAAACTACTATTTTTGAAGATAAAATTTTTGCAGCAACCTCTATAGGTATTAAAAGTGGAGCATTGTCAAATCCAAATTTAATAGATTATCAAGAATGGAACCATTTAGTAGGGTTTTATTGGTTAGGTATACAGACAGTTGGTGATAAGTTGTTTGCGACAAGAACAAATAGAAGTGTTTATGAATATACAACTAGTGGTGTTCAACTTAAAGCAACTTATCCAAACAATATTGTAGATATTAGAGCTTTTGACAATCAATTAATTGTTACTACAGAGAAAGAAGCTAATGTATATAATCCAGAGGGATTTGTAAATTTAGCGCAAGTAGGAAACATACCTGAATATATTACTAACTACACATGTGCTGTAATTGATGAGGCTAATCAGATTTACGTAGGTACTATAGGGACACTTTCAACAGCAAAACCTGGTTATGGTTTGTTAAAAACAAATGTTACTGACACCTCTATTCAAGAGGAAATACATCCTGACAGCCCATTATTAAACAAGTTTTTTAAAATAAAAACTTTAGCAGGTCATATTTATGGAACACATGGAGGTTATGATGTAACATATAACCCTTATGCAATTACTACTAGAAAATCTGGGATAAGTCATTATTTTGATGATGCTTGGCAAAATATTACCTACGATTCTATTCAGCCAATTACTGCTTTTCCATGGTCTTTTACTCATATATCTATTAATCCATTTAATCCTAACTTAGCATATATTAGTTCTTCTGTATATGGCGTCTTAGCTTTGGAGAATAATGAGCCAACGGAATTTTTTAACGGAGAAAACAGTACTATACAACCCTTTTTTACAGACAATCACTTTGTTTTTGCATCAACTTTTGATAGCCAAGGAACATATTGGGTTTTAAATGCAAGGTATGAGTCTCCTTTAAATAGGTATAAGGATGGTGAGTGGACTTCATATAGCTTTTTAGATTTAATAGATCCAGCAACCAGTAATAATGGTTTTTCATCCATAGTTTTTGACGCTAATAATAATGTTTTTATGGGTACTCATCAATATGGTCTAATAGGATTTAACGAAAATGGAGGGAATTATATTTTTGAAAATATTGTTGAAGAAGAAGAGAATATGCCTTCTCCATCAGTAAAGTGTATTGCTATAGACCGTAATGACCAACTATGGTTTGGTACCGATAAAGGTTTAAGAATTGTTTATAATACAGAGCAATTTATGTCAGGATCTCCAGAAGTTGATAATATTGTGGTGTTAGATGATGGTATTGCTAGAGAGTTATTATTTCAACAATACATAACAGATATAGAGGTAGATGGATCTAATAATAAATGGATTGCTACATTGGATACAGGTTTGTATTATTTTTCGTCAGACGGTCAAGAAACCATCTTTCATTTTACAAAAGATAATTCACCTTTACCTACAAACGATGTTTTAGATGTAGATATTGATAGTGTAAACGGTATTATATATATAGCTACTGACAAAGGTATGGTATCCTTTCAGTCGGATGCCTCTAAACCTAAAAGTACCTTAGAAGATGCTTACGTATACCCAAATCCAGTACGACCTAATTTCAATATCCTAACCGAGAAGGTTAAAATTAGAGACATATCAGAAAACGTAAACATTAAAATTGTTGATATTGAAGGTAATTTGGTAGCAGAAGCAGAGTCTAGAACAAACTCTAGATTTAAAGGTTATAACCTTGAAATAGATGGTGGTACAGCACTATGGAATGGTAAAAATTTAGGAGGTAATATTGTGGCATCTGGTGTTTATCTAATCATGCTAAACGATTTAGATACCTTTGAAACTAAAGTGTTAAAAGTGATGGTGGTTAGATAA
- the gdhA gene encoding NADP-specific glutamate dehydrogenase: MKDKIEAFLDLVKQKNGNEPEFLQAVHEVAETVIPFIEENPKYQGKMLLERMVEPERTIIFRVPWIDDKGNTQVNRAFRVEFNSAIGPYKGGLRFHPSVNLSILKFLGFEQLFKNSLTTLPMGGGKGGSDFDPKGKSDNEVMRFCQSFMTELFRHIGANTDVPAGDIGVGGREIGYMFGQYKRLKNEFTGVLTGKGLSYGGSLIRPEATGYGTVYFAKNMLATKNDSFKGKTVVISGSGNVAQYACEKATELGGKVVTMSDSSGYIYDKDGIDADKLAYIMEIKNVNRGRISEYVDKYSSATFHEGERPWSVKCDIAMPCATQNELDKSEAETLVNNNVIAVAEGANMPTTPEAIEVLQKAKVLFSPGKASNAGGVATSGLEMSQNSLRYNWTREEVDAKLNQIMDDIHASCVKYGTQKDGTVDYVKGANVAGFVKVADAMLAQGVV, encoded by the coding sequence ATGAAAGATAAAATTGAAGCATTTTTAGATTTAGTAAAGCAAAAAAATGGCAATGAGCCAGAGTTTTTACAAGCAGTACACGAAGTTGCAGAAACTGTAATTCCGTTTATAGAAGAAAATCCAAAATATCAAGGTAAGATGTTGTTAGAGCGTATGGTAGAGCCAGAACGCACAATAATTTTTAGAGTACCTTGGATTGATGATAAAGGAAATACACAAGTTAACAGAGCTTTTAGAGTTGAGTTTAACTCGGCAATTGGGCCATACAAAGGTGGATTGCGTTTTCATCCATCAGTAAACCTAAGTATTTTAAAATTCTTAGGATTTGAACAATTATTCAAAAACTCTCTTACAACTTTGCCAATGGGTGGAGGAAAAGGAGGAAGTGATTTTGACCCTAAAGGAAAAAGCGATAACGAGGTCATGCGTTTTTGTCAATCGTTTATGACTGAATTATTTAGACATATTGGAGCAAATACAGACGTGCCAGCAGGTGATATAGGAGTTGGTGGACGTGAGATAGGATACATGTTTGGACAATACAAACGTTTAAAAAACGAATTTACAGGAGTATTAACTGGTAAAGGATTATCTTATGGTGGATCTTTAATCAGACCAGAAGCTACTGGTTATGGTACAGTATACTTTGCAAAAAACATGTTAGCAACTAAAAACGATTCATTTAAAGGTAAGACAGTTGTTATCTCTGGATCAGGAAATGTTGCACAATATGCTTGTGAAAAAGCAACCGAGTTAGGAGGTAAGGTAGTAACTATGTCAGATTCTTCTGGATATATTTATGATAAAGATGGTATTGATGCAGATAAATTAGCATATATCATGGAAATCAAAAATGTTAATAGAGGTAGAATTAGTGAATATGTAGATAAGTATAGCTCAGCAACCTTCCATGAAGGAGAAAGACCTTGGAGTGTTAAATGTGATATTGCTATGCCTTGTGCTACGCAAAATGAGTTAGACAAATCTGAAGCTGAAACTTTGGTAAATAATAATGTTATTGCTGTTGCAGAAGGTGCAAACATGCCAACAACACCAGAAGCAATTGAAGTGCTTCAAAAAGCTAAAGTATTGTTTTCTCCAGGTAAAGCATCTAATGCAGGTGGAGTTGCTACTTCAGGTTTAGAAATGAGTCAAAACTCTTTACGTTATAATTGGACTAGAGAAGAAGTAGATGCTAAACTAAATCAAATCATGGATGATATACATGCGTCTTGTGTAAAATATGGTACTCAAAAAGATGGAACCGTAGATTATGTTAAAGGCGCAAATGTTGCTGGATTTGTTAAAGTTGCAGACGCTATGTTAGCTCAAGGAGTCGTTTAA